From the Planktothricoides raciborskii GIHE-MW2 genome, the window AGAAACAGTCATTAAACAAGCTAACCCAAAGCTAGGCATCATTCGGTATGCAGACGACTTTGTTGTTACATCAAAGGACAAAGAATCGCTTGAAAATGCACTTACCCAGAGCGAGCAATGGTTATCAGAAAGAGGACTAAAAATCAGCGCTGAGAAAACAAAAATGGTTCACATTGATGATGGATTCAATTTCTTGGGGTTCAACATACGCCAATACAATGGCAAATGTTTAATTAAACCCCAGAAAGAAAAAGTATTGGCATTCTGTAAAAAGATAGGACAGACTCTATCCGAAATGAAAGCCAACACACAAGAACAAGTCATCAATAGAATAAACCCACTTCTCAGAGGTTTTGCGAACTACTACAGAGGTGTGGTTAGCAAAGAAACCTTTAGCTACATCAATTATCGAGTGTGGCAATACCTCTGGCGTTGGTCTCTAAGACGGCATCCCAACAAACCAAAAAAATGGGTGAAAAATCGCTACTTTAAGCGATATAGAGGAGTTGATTGGATGTTCATGTGTCAGGGAACTGGTAGAAAAGGCAAGGAAAAATCCGAAATCTTATACGACATCAGCAAAACCCCAATTGTCAGGCACATCAAAGTCAAAGGTCAGGCAAGTCCAGACGACCCTACCCTCCGGGAATACTGGCATAGTCGAAGCATCAAAAACGGGAAAAACCACTGGGCAAAAGGCTCAAAATACGAGCAAATAGCCAAATTCCAGGAATGGAAATGCCCGATATGTGGAGACAGCTTATTCAACGGAGAAGAAATAGAAACCCATCACATAGTACCCGTGAAAGATGGCGGCTCGGACGACACCGAGAATCTCATCCACTTGCACAAAGCGTGTCACAAACAGGTACACTCAAAACCCAAGTTAATGGCTGGAAGTAAGGCTTGAGCCGTGTGATTGGAAACAGTCACGCACGGTTCTTGGGGGAGGGGAGAGAGGCGACTCCCGAACCTTACCCGATAACTCGTCGTTGGTTCACAGGTAGGTCGATGACTAAAGCACTCCTAGCTGCTGCTTTAAGTCGCGAATTGCCGCGCTGGTATCAGGTTGATAGGCAATTGTCAAACATCGGGCGACGAGATCAGCTAGGTTCACCGCAGGGAAGTATTGGCTTTGGGAGTTTACCCGTTGCTATCCAGCAATGTCGTGATGATGGCAGCAATTAAATGTGCATCTCGTCGGTGTTTTGGCAAGGGAGATATGAGCAACACTTTTCCAGAACGATATTTAATTCGGGGAATGGAACCGTCGGCGATCGCACAATATCTGATACTCCTACAATATCTGATACTCCTGCCCGGTTGCCGGTAGCCTTACCACACTGCCCGCTGGCAATTTATTTCTGGTGGTTCAAAATCTTTCCGACGGTCAATTCGGGGACGAGAGGTCTATGATTAAACTACAGATCGGCGATATCCAGCTATGATCTAAGAAAAATATCGCTTTACCATCGGCTTCCATGAGTTACTGCATTAATCCCAATTGTCCCAAACCGAGCGATCCTTTAAATGCGAATAACCGAATTTGTCGTCAATGCGGTACGGAATTACTGATTGCCGGACGCTATCGGGTGACGAAGTTGCTGGGAGAGGGCGGTTTTGCCAAAACTTATGAAGTGGACGATCGCGGTTTTGCCAAAGTTTTAAAAGTGCTGCAACTAAAAGAACCCAAGGCGATCGCCCTGTTTAAACAAGAAGCCAATGTTTTACAAAAACTCAGACACCCAGGAATTCCCAGGGTTGAACCCCAAGGCTATTTTACCGTTAAGATGCGAGCCAGCAAAATGTCCATACATTGCTTGGT encodes:
- the ltrA gene encoding group II intron reverse transcriptase/maturase; its protein translation is MSRTILINGDNGQLKDWSQVNWKKIRKNVRNLRQRIFRARKLGQWKQLRRLQKLMIKSRSNLLLSVRQITQVNTGKQTAGIDKEVINTPAQRVKLVNEWKMPKASPTKRVYIPKSNAKKRPLGIPTIKDRVAQAIVKNSLEPEWEAVFEANSYGFRPGRNCQDAIGQCWIRLNTSPTCGGHKWVLDADIKGFFDNIAHETIMEMIGFVPRGKLIKDWLEAGFIDEGKYNPTETGTPQGGVISPLLANIGLHGLETVIKQANPKLGIIRYADDFVVTSKDKESLENALTQSEQWLSERGLKISAEKTKMVHIDDGFNFLGFNIRQYNGKCLIKPQKEKVLAFCKKIGQTLSEMKANTQEQVINRINPLLRGFANYYRGVVSKETFSYINYRVWQYLWRWSLRRHPNKPKKWVKNRYFKRYRGVDWMFMCQGTGRKGKEKSEILYDISKTPIVRHIKVKGQASPDDPTLREYWHSRSIKNGKNHWAKGSKYEQIAKFQEWKCPICGDSLFNGEEIETHHIVPVKDGGSDDTENLIHLHKACHKQVHSKPKLMAGSKA